A window of the Bradyrhizobium ottawaense genome harbors these coding sequences:
- a CDS encoding DUF2336 domain-containing protein: MIESGSFLQDLEEAVSRGSAESRLRALWHATDLLIAGRYTEDEIWIFGEVIGRLAEEIEVAARAQLAKRLLRTDNASINLVKKLAFDNSIEVAGPMLQHSTRLDAKTLVSNIRTKSQSHLLAITKRHSLPVVVTDELVTRGNREVVNSVATNDGARFSDFGFLHMIKRSEADSILAEQLGLRKDIPRHIFQQLIAKASDDVRRKLEWERPDLLGQIQTSVIDVTGALQSKFGPASMSYFNAKKLVAARHGRGDLNESSILEYARFHKFEETTVGLSILCSLPVDVVERALLDSSREMIMILGKALNFEWVTTMSLLFLAAKDHRISALDLDHMREEFSRLNTETSRTVLRFYKSRKNAAAADSEQRHLPQLHTH; encoded by the coding sequence ATGATTGAATCAGGGTCATTTCTGCAGGACTTAGAGGAGGCCGTCTCGCGAGGATCGGCCGAGAGCCGGCTGCGAGCGCTTTGGCATGCGACCGATTTGCTGATAGCCGGCCGGTATACTGAGGACGAGATTTGGATTTTCGGCGAGGTCATCGGACGATTGGCAGAAGAAATTGAAGTGGCCGCTCGAGCGCAGCTCGCCAAGCGACTGCTCCGCACCGACAATGCCTCCATAAACCTCGTCAAGAAACTTGCTTTTGACAATTCCATTGAAGTTGCTGGCCCGATGCTTCAGCACTCCACTCGGCTCGATGCCAAGACGTTGGTCTCAAATATCAGAACCAAAAGCCAGTCGCACCTTCTAGCAATCACCAAACGACATTCTCTTCCCGTCGTGGTAACGGACGAACTTGTAACGCGCGGCAACCGGGAAGTCGTGAATTCAGTTGCGACGAACGACGGTGCTCGGTTTTCTGATTTCGGCTTTTTGCATATGATCAAGCGCTCAGAGGCCGATTCAATTCTCGCCGAACAACTCGGCCTTCGGAAGGACATTCCGAGACATATTTTCCAGCAATTGATTGCAAAAGCATCGGACGATGTAAGGCGAAAACTTGAGTGGGAGCGTCCAGATCTATTGGGCCAAATTCAGACCTCGGTAATCGACGTCACCGGGGCGCTCCAGTCAAAGTTCGGCCCGGCTTCGATGAGCTACTTTAATGCAAAGAAGCTCGTAGCGGCCCGGCATGGACGTGGCGATTTGAATGAAAGCAGCATTCTGGAATATGCCCGTTTCCACAAATTCGAAGAAACCACAGTTGGACTTTCAATACTATGCTCTTTGCCGGTGGACGTGGTGGAGCGAGCGCTTCTTGATAGTAGCCGAGAGATGATTATGATCCTCGGCAAAGCCCTCAACTTTGAGTGGGTGACGACGATGTCTCTTCTCTTTCTTGCTGCAAAAGATCATCGGATCTCTGCGTTAGACCTGGATCATATGCGAGAAGAGTTTTCACGCCTCAACACCGAGACGTCACGGACAGTCCTTCGTTTCTATAAATCGCGCAAGAACGCGGCGGCGGCCGATTCGGAACAGCGTCATCTGCCTCAACTTCACACACATTGA
- a CDS encoding zinc-dependent alcohol dehydrogenase family protein, translating to MKAWQVAREWSIDGLELVERPAPEPRAGEVAVRMRAASLNYRDLLTVQGRGGAYKLPLIPFSDGAGDVIAVGDGVTRVSVGDRVCPMFFQSWFDGRPSAANRRLALGGTRPGVLQEVMVLNAEGVTRIPRHLSFVEAATLPCAGLTAWRALFEEARLRPGETVLVQGTGGVSIFALQFAKLAGATVIVTSSSDDKLERAKALGADHTINYRSVPEWGKAAADWAGGGVDHVVEVGGKDTFGQSIEAARVGGTILVIGVLSGFAQEIAIPSLFSKNLHVIGLSVGSRKMFEAMASAIERSGIKPVIDRTFDFGAVPEALRLMERGGHFGKIAIGFPQA from the coding sequence ATGAAGGCCTGGCAAGTCGCGCGCGAATGGTCCATCGACGGCCTGGAGCTGGTTGAACGGCCCGCGCCGGAGCCGCGTGCCGGGGAAGTCGCGGTCCGGATGCGCGCCGCCTCGCTCAATTACCGCGACCTGCTGACGGTGCAGGGACGGGGAGGCGCCTACAAGCTGCCGCTCATTCCGTTCTCCGATGGTGCGGGGGACGTGATCGCCGTCGGCGATGGCGTCACCCGGGTGTCGGTCGGCGACCGGGTCTGCCCGATGTTCTTTCAGTCGTGGTTCGACGGCAGGCCATCGGCCGCCAACCGCCGTCTGGCGCTGGGAGGAACGCGTCCGGGCGTGCTGCAGGAGGTGATGGTCCTGAACGCCGAAGGCGTTACCCGCATTCCCCGACACCTGAGCTTCGTGGAAGCCGCAACGCTGCCGTGCGCCGGGCTGACCGCCTGGCGCGCGCTGTTCGAGGAGGCGCGTCTTCGCCCGGGCGAGACCGTGCTCGTGCAGGGCACTGGTGGCGTATCGATCTTCGCCCTGCAATTCGCAAAACTCGCCGGCGCGACCGTGATCGTGACCTCATCGAGCGACGACAAACTCGAACGCGCGAAGGCGCTCGGCGCGGACCACACCATCAACTACCGATCGGTTCCCGAATGGGGCAAGGCCGCCGCCGACTGGGCCGGCGGCGGCGTCGACCACGTCGTCGAGGTCGGCGGCAAAGACACGTTTGGTCAGTCGATCGAAGCGGCGCGGGTCGGCGGCACCATCCTGGTGATCGGCGTGCTGTCGGGATTCGCTCAGGAGATCGCCATACCGAGCCTGTTCAGCAAGAACCTGCATGTCATCGGCCTGTCGGTTGGCAGTCGCAAGATGTTCGAAGCCATGGCTTCAGCCATTGAGCGCAGCGGGATCAAGCCGGTGATTGACCGCACCTTCGATTTTGGCGCCGTGCCCGAGGCATTGAGGTTGATGGAACGCGGCGGTCATTTTGGCAAGATCGCGATCGGGTTCCCGCAAGCCTGA
- a CDS encoding VOC family protein, translated as MTSITPFLWFDNNVPEAVAFYKSVFPNAKVEVVNDFMASFELEGQKFNALNGGPKYRFNEAISFFISVETQQEVDYFWDKLTADGGEESKCGWLKDKFGLSWQVVPKALGRCLGDPDRAKADRAMEAMLKMQKIVIADLEKAFAG; from the coding sequence ATGACCTCGATCACGCCCTTCCTCTGGTTCGACAACAACGTTCCCGAGGCCGTCGCGTTCTATAAATCGGTCTTTCCCAACGCCAAAGTGGAGGTCGTCAACGACTTCATGGCGAGCTTCGAGCTCGAGGGACAGAAATTCAATGCGCTGAATGGCGGGCCCAAATACAGGTTCAACGAGGCGATCTCGTTCTTCATCAGCGTCGAGACTCAGCAGGAAGTCGACTATTTCTGGGACAAATTGACCGCTGACGGCGGGGAGGAATCAAAGTGCGGCTGGCTGAAGGATAAATTCGGCCTGTCCTGGCAGGTGGTGCCCAAGGCGCTGGGCCGGTGTCTCGGCGATCCCGATCGCGCCAAGGCCGACCGGGCCATGGAGGCGATGCTGAAGATGCAGAAGATCGTCATCGCCGATCTTGAGAAGGCGTTCGCCGGCTGA
- a CDS encoding hydrogen peroxide-inducible genes activator → MNNLTFKQLRYFEALARHGHFGRAADACAISQPALSMQIKELEGELGAALFERGARQVRLTGFGEAFALRVRDILRSVDELQDLARVSQDGLVGRLRIGVIPTVAPYLLPAIIGNLTRTYAGLDLHVRETVTGTLIQELAEGRIDAAIVALPVSEPSFAEVALFAEDFVLVRPGEDEGKPVPNGETLSKMRLLLLEEGHCFRDQALSFCNRHSALPRELLDGSSLSTLVQMVSAGIGVTLIPEMAVTVETRSASVSVARFENPKPSRTIGMIWRRTSPLASQLLQISEVVRRSAAALRKQQAPAASRRR, encoded by the coding sequence ATGAACAATCTGACCTTCAAGCAACTGCGTTACTTCGAGGCGCTGGCGCGGCATGGCCATTTCGGACGCGCTGCGGACGCCTGCGCGATCTCGCAGCCGGCGCTGTCGATGCAGATCAAGGAACTGGAGGGTGAACTGGGCGCGGCGCTGTTTGAACGCGGTGCGCGACAGGTCCGCCTGACCGGGTTTGGCGAAGCGTTCGCACTACGCGTGCGCGACATCCTGCGTTCGGTCGATGAACTGCAGGACCTGGCGCGCGTCTCGCAGGACGGGCTGGTCGGGCGGCTGCGCATCGGCGTGATTCCGACGGTTGCGCCCTATCTGCTGCCGGCGATCATCGGCAACCTCACGCGCACTTACGCCGGCCTCGACCTTCACGTCCGCGAGACCGTGACGGGAACGCTGATTCAGGAGCTGGCGGAGGGGCGGATCGACGCCGCCATTGTCGCGCTGCCGGTGTCGGAGCCTTCGTTCGCCGAAGTGGCGCTGTTTGCCGAGGATTTCGTGCTGGTCCGGCCGGGCGAAGACGAGGGCAAGCCGGTGCCCAACGGCGAGACACTCAGCAAGATGCGGCTGCTGCTGCTGGAGGAGGGCCATTGTTTCCGCGATCAGGCGCTGTCGTTCTGCAACCGGCATTCGGCGCTGCCGCGGGAGTTGCTGGATGGCAGCTCGCTGTCGACGCTGGTGCAAATGGTCAGCGCCGGCATCGGCGTCACCCTGATTCCGGAAATGGCTGTTACGGTGGAGACGCGCTCGGCGTCGGTCTCCGTCGCGCGGTTCGAGAATCCAAAGCCATCGCGAACCATCGGCATGATCTGGCGCAGAACAAGCCCGCTCGCCAGCCAACTCTTGCAGATTTCCGAGGTGGTGCGCCGCTCGGCTGCGGCGTTGCGCAAGCAGCAAGCGCCGGCCGCGTCGCGCAGGCGCTGA
- the katG gene encoding catalase/peroxidase HPI produces MDGNDGKNAGKCPVMHGASSQHANRDWWPNQLNLSVLHQHSALSNPMGETFNYAEEFKKLDLEALRKDLHALMTDSQEWWPADFGHYGPLFIRMAWHSAGTYRIGDGRGGAGAGQQRFAPLNSWPDNVNLDKARRLLWPIKQKYGKRISWADLMILTGNVALESMGFKTFGFAGGRADVWEPEEDIYWGSEGKWLADERYSGDRDLENPLGAVQMGLIYVNPEGPNGKPDPLAAARDIRETFARMAMNDEETVALIAGGHSFGKTHGAGDATLVGPEPEGGSIEQQGLGWASSYGKGLGADAISSGIEVTWTTTPTKWSNNFFDNLFGFEWELTKSPAGAHQWTPKNGGGAGSVPDAYDKSKRHSPSMLTTDLSLRIDPAYAKISKRFHEHPDQFADAFARAWYKLTHRDMGPIVRYLGPLVPKEELLWQDPIPAINHELIGEADIAALKAKILASGLSVSQLVSTAWASASTFRGSDKRGGANGARIRLAPQKDWEVNQPAELSKVLAKLEAIQKEFNAAQKGGKKVSLADLIVLGGSAGIEKAAKDGGNDVKVPFTPGRMDASQEQTDAHSFAPLEPTADGFRNYSRGKQRVSAEEQLVDKAQLLTLTAPEMTALLGGLRVLDVNVGQSKHGVFTKKPGTLSNDFFVNLLDMSTAWKPVSEAQDVFEGRDRKTGAVKWTGTRVDLIFGSHSQLRAFAEVYASADAKASFVRDFVAAWTKVMNADRFDIVA; encoded by the coding sequence ATGGACGGAAATGATGGCAAGAACGCCGGCAAATGCCCGGTCATGCACGGGGCAAGCAGCCAACACGCCAACCGCGACTGGTGGCCGAACCAGCTGAACCTCAGCGTTCTCCATCAGCACTCCGCGCTCTCGAATCCGATGGGCGAGACGTTCAACTACGCGGAAGAGTTCAAGAAGCTCGATCTCGAGGCCTTGCGGAAGGACCTCCACGCGTTGATGACCGACTCGCAGGAGTGGTGGCCGGCCGACTTCGGCCACTACGGGCCGCTGTTCATCCGCATGGCCTGGCACAGCGCAGGCACCTACCGCATCGGTGACGGCCGCGGCGGCGCCGGCGCCGGACAGCAGCGTTTCGCGCCGCTCAACAGCTGGCCCGACAACGTCAACCTCGACAAGGCGCGCCGGCTGCTGTGGCCGATCAAGCAGAAGTACGGCAAAAGGATCTCATGGGCCGACCTCATGATCCTCACCGGCAACGTCGCGCTGGAGTCGATGGGCTTCAAGACCTTTGGTTTTGCCGGCGGACGTGCCGATGTCTGGGAGCCCGAAGAGGACATCTACTGGGGTTCGGAAGGCAAGTGGCTGGCGGACGAGCGCTACAGCGGCGACCGCGATCTGGAGAACCCGCTCGGCGCCGTGCAGATGGGCCTGATCTACGTCAACCCGGAAGGACCCAACGGCAAGCCCGATCCGCTCGCCGCGGCGCGCGATATCCGCGAGACCTTCGCGCGCATGGCGATGAACGACGAGGAAACCGTCGCCCTGATCGCCGGCGGCCATAGCTTCGGCAAGACCCATGGCGCCGGCGATGCGACGCTGGTCGGCCCGGAGCCGGAAGGCGGCAGCATTGAGCAGCAGGGCTTGGGCTGGGCCAGCTCCTACGGCAAGGGCCTGGGCGCTGACGCCATCAGCAGCGGCATCGAGGTCACCTGGACCACGACGCCGACCAAGTGGAGCAACAACTTCTTCGACAACCTGTTCGGCTTCGAATGGGAATTGACCAAGAGCCCGGCCGGCGCGCATCAGTGGACGCCGAAGAACGGCGGCGGCGCGGGTTCGGTGCCAGACGCGTACGACAAGTCCAAGCGTCACTCCCCGTCGATGCTGACCACCGATCTCTCGCTGCGGATCGACCCGGCCTACGCAAAAATCTCGAAGCGCTTCCACGAGCATCCGGACCAGTTTGCTGACGCCTTCGCCCGCGCCTGGTACAAGCTGACGCACCGCGACATGGGCCCGATCGTGCGTTACCTCGGCCCGCTGGTTCCGAAAGAGGAACTGCTTTGGCAGGATCCGATTCCGGCGATCAATCATGAACTGATCGGCGAAGCCGACATTGCGGCCTTGAAGGCGAAGATCCTCGCCTCGGGACTGTCGGTGTCCCAACTGGTCTCGACCGCCTGGGCCTCTGCCTCGACGTTCCGCGGCTCCGACAAGCGCGGCGGCGCGAACGGCGCCCGCATCCGCCTGGCGCCGCAGAAGGACTGGGAAGTCAACCAGCCGGCCGAGCTTTCCAAGGTGCTGGCGAAGCTCGAAGCGATCCAGAAGGAGTTCAATGCCGCGCAGAAGGGCGGCAAGAAGGTCTCGCTCGCCGACCTGATCGTTCTCGGCGGCAGCGCCGGAATCGAGAAAGCCGCCAAGGACGGCGGCAACGACGTCAAGGTGCCGTTCACGCCGGGCCGGATGGACGCGTCACAGGAACAGACCGACGCGCATTCGTTCGCGCCGCTCGAGCCCACCGCGGACGGCTTTCGCAACTACAGCCGCGGCAAGCAGCGGGTCTCCGCCGAAGAACAGTTGGTGGACAAGGCGCAACTGCTGACGCTGACGGCACCTGAAATGACCGCCCTGCTCGGCGGCCTGCGCGTGCTCGATGTCAACGTTGGGCAGTCCAAGCACGGCGTCTTCACCAAGAAGCCGGGGACGCTGAGCAACGACTTCTTCGTCAACCTGCTCGACATGAGCACGGCGTGGAAGCCGGTCTCGGAAGCCCAGGATGTGTTCGAGGGACGCGATCGCAAAACCGGCGCCGTGAAGTGGACCGGCACCCGTGTCGATCTCATCTTCGGTTCGCACTCGCAACTGCGGGCGTTTGCGGAAGTCTATGCCTCTGCCGACGCGAAGGCGTCGTTCGTGCGTGACTTCGTCGCCGCCTGGACCAAGGTGATGAACGCGGATCGCTTCGATATCGTTGCCTGA
- a CDS encoding transglycosylase SLT domain-containing protein codes for MKPCFHSLSCLVTVAAFALFSPEAMARADAKQPHARKTLETKKTHDAKEARPHRTAAAAKRRNAKHADRENGSKRTKDEPARKEARPALTGGLALVKEAIDLARKAKTDEATAARDRISDPAAQKLVEWFILRHSETTANFSRYAAFIAANPEWPSASLLRRRAEARLWQERSDAAMVRGFTGDQPVSARGKLALARVLLRESDREGAGRLVRDAWRSEELSDRVEADVLEVFRDLLTPEDHRARMDRRIGARDLAGATRAAKLLGGDAPAIVKACAAVQGKANKALDALDAVATEAREDLGYTLCRIQWMLAQNKIDDAARLMLAAAPETMAQQDTDQWWRERRSLARKLMDQGKFLTAYQVIRPAAPPANEYYRADVHFMCGWIALRYLDEPASARAHFADIDDGATNPIVLARANYWRGRAAEALGDKDAMTASYEAAARYPTAYYGQLARAALGRDRIELHAPSPMLASANAAVPVDERVRAADMLYELGERDTVLYFVADLAEQSADVAVLEALGELTGRRNDARAMLQVGKPALGRGLALDHYAFPIIGIPPHTQIAPEIERSVIYSVARTESGFDQRDKSPANAVGLMQVTPEAGRDTAKRFKVSYDWDRMVSDPVYNTQMGAGELSALLSEYKGNHIMTFAGYNAGRGRVREWLKAFGDPRDPRVDPVDWVERIPLSETRNYVQRVMENLLVYRVRFEDGTAVAAKSEQRVVTQEKTNASPLPLSAAAADR; via the coding sequence ATGAAGCCTTGCTTCCATTCGCTGTCCTGTCTCGTCACCGTCGCCGCGTTCGCCCTCTTCTCGCCGGAGGCGATGGCGCGAGCCGACGCCAAACAGCCGCACGCGAGAAAGACGCTCGAGACGAAGAAGACCCACGATGCCAAGGAGGCCCGGCCCCACCGCACCGCTGCGGCGGCAAAGCGCCGGAACGCCAAGCATGCCGATCGGGAAAACGGGTCGAAGCGAACGAAGGATGAGCCTGCCCGCAAAGAGGCCAGGCCCGCGCTGACCGGCGGCCTGGCGCTGGTGAAGGAAGCCATCGATCTGGCGCGCAAGGCCAAGACCGACGAGGCGACCGCCGCACGCGACAGGATATCGGACCCGGCGGCGCAAAAACTCGTCGAATGGTTCATCCTCCGCCACTCGGAGACCACGGCGAATTTCAGCCGCTATGCCGCGTTCATCGCCGCCAATCCGGAATGGCCGAGCGCTTCATTGCTGCGCCGGCGGGCCGAGGCCCGCTTGTGGCAGGAGCGCAGCGATGCTGCCATGGTTCGCGGCTTCACCGGCGACCAGCCCGTCAGCGCCCGAGGCAAATTGGCGCTCGCGCGCGTGCTGCTCCGCGAGAGCGACCGCGAGGGTGCGGGCCGGCTGGTGCGCGACGCCTGGCGATCGGAGGAATTGTCGGATCGCGTCGAGGCCGACGTGCTGGAAGTGTTCCGCGACCTTCTCACCCCCGAAGACCACCGCGCGCGCATGGACCGGCGGATCGGCGCCAGGGATCTTGCGGGCGCCACACGCGCCGCAAAGCTCCTCGGCGGCGACGCGCCCGCGATCGTGAAGGCCTGCGCCGCGGTCCAGGGCAAGGCGAACAAGGCGCTGGATGCGCTCGACGCCGTCGCGACCGAGGCGCGCGAGGATCTCGGCTATACCCTGTGCCGCATTCAGTGGATGCTCGCCCAGAACAAGATCGACGACGCGGCCCGCCTGATGCTGGCCGCGGCGCCCGAAACCATGGCGCAGCAGGACACCGATCAATGGTGGCGCGAGCGGCGTTCGCTCGCCCGCAAGCTGATGGATCAGGGCAAGTTCCTGACGGCCTACCAGGTCATCCGCCCCGCCGCGCCGCCGGCCAACGAATACTACCGCGCCGACGTCCATTTCATGTGCGGCTGGATCGCGCTGCGCTACCTCGACGAGCCCGCCAGCGCGCGAGCGCATTTCGCTGACATCGACGACGGCGCGACCAATCCGATCGTGCTGGCGCGGGCGAATTACTGGCGCGGGCGCGCCGCCGAAGCCCTTGGCGACAAGGATGCGATGACCGCCAGCTATGAAGCGGCGGCGCGCTACCCGACCGCCTATTACGGTCAGCTTGCGCGCGCCGCGCTCGGACGTGACCGGATCGAATTGCACGCGCCCTCGCCCATGCTCGCCTCCGCCAACGCCGCCGTGCCGGTGGATGAACGCGTGCGCGCCGCCGATATGCTCTACGAGCTCGGCGAGCGTGACACCGTGCTGTATTTCGTCGCCGACCTCGCCGAACAAAGCGCCGACGTGGCGGTGCTCGAAGCGCTTGGCGAACTCACCGGCCGTCGCAACGACGCCCGCGCGATGCTGCAGGTCGGCAAGCCCGCACTCGGCCGCGGACTTGCGCTCGACCATTACGCGTTCCCGATCATCGGGATTCCGCCGCATACCCAGATTGCCCCGGAGATCGAGCGCAGCGTCATCTATTCGGTGGCGCGCACCGAGAGCGGGTTCGACCAGCGCGACAAGTCGCCGGCCAATGCGGTCGGCCTGATGCAGGTCACGCCGGAAGCGGGGCGCGATACCGCCAAACGGTTCAAGGTGAGCTACGACTGGGACCGGATGGTTTCCGATCCCGTCTACAACACGCAGATGGGTGCCGGCGAACTGAGCGCGCTACTATCCGAATACAAGGGCAATCACATCATGACCTTTGCCGGCTACAACGCCGGCCGCGGCCGCGTCCGGGAGTGGCTCAAGGCGTTCGGCGATCCCCGGGATCCCAGGGTCGACCCGGTCGACTGGGTCGAACGCATCCCACTTTCCGAAACCCGCAACTACGTGCAGCGCGTGATGGAGAATTTGCTGGTTTACCGCGTTCGCTTCGAGGATGGCACCGCGGTGGCGGCGAAGAGCGAGCAGCGCGTCGTGACGCAGGAGAAGACGAACGCATCACCGCTTCCGTTATCCGCGGCGGCGGCTGACCGGTGA
- a CDS encoding sensor histidine kinase produces MRSSVVQEVQFPKQPALQLIYDTAPIGLAYLSPDCRYLLINQRLTEICGISVEGHLGRTVRDCVPGLADAVEAIVRSIMETGDPVTGIEVNGQRTGQNEDRCWITYWHPQRGPNGNIVGVNVAAEEITERKRSEREIRGARDAAEAALHHLQETQASLIEAEKLAALGRLVAGVAHEINSPVGTSLTVASVLERKCAAFAAEVARGGLKRSSLNEFIEVVEDASALLVTNLNRAAELVQSFKQVTVDRSYLDQRHFDAGEFTVEVLAGLRPALPKNNVTLHVDCEPGLTADSYPGPYGQALTNLFLNSVMHAFPDGKGGNINVGLRASGMDHIEIMFADDGCGMSLEVRRQAFNPFFTTRRDGGRIGLGLHIVHNIVTNRLGGELHLDSAPGEGTKISIVLPRVAPGRPPAG; encoded by the coding sequence ATGAGATCTTCGGTTGTGCAGGAAGTGCAATTTCCAAAGCAGCCGGCGCTGCAGTTGATCTATGACACCGCGCCGATCGGCCTTGCCTATCTCTCGCCAGACTGCCGCTATCTGCTGATCAACCAGCGCCTCACCGAGATCTGCGGGATCTCGGTCGAGGGGCATCTCGGGCGCACGGTGCGCGACTGCGTGCCGGGGCTCGCAGACGCGGTCGAGGCCATCGTGCGATCGATCATGGAGACCGGCGATCCCGTGACCGGCATCGAGGTCAACGGCCAGCGCACGGGCCAGAATGAGGATCGCTGCTGGATCACCTATTGGCATCCGCAGCGCGGGCCGAACGGCAACATCGTCGGCGTCAATGTCGCCGCCGAGGAGATCACCGAGCGCAAGCGCAGCGAGCGCGAGATCCGCGGCGCGCGCGATGCCGCCGAGGCGGCGCTGCACCATTTGCAGGAGACCCAGGCCTCGCTGATCGAGGCGGAGAAGCTCGCAGCGTTAGGCCGGCTGGTGGCGGGTGTTGCCCACGAGATCAACAGCCCCGTCGGCACCAGCCTGACGGTGGCGTCCGTGCTGGAGCGCAAGTGCGCGGCGTTCGCGGCCGAAGTCGCCCGCGGCGGCTTGAAGCGATCGAGCCTGAACGAGTTCATCGAAGTCGTCGAGGATGCATCGGCGCTGCTGGTCACCAATCTCAATCGCGCGGCCGAGCTGGTGCAGTCGTTCAAGCAGGTCACGGTGGATAGAAGCTATCTGGATCAGCGCCATTTCGATGCCGGCGAGTTCACGGTCGAGGTGCTGGCCGGCCTGCGTCCGGCGCTGCCGAAAAACAACGTGACGCTCCATGTCGACTGCGAGCCCGGCCTGACCGCGGACAGCTATCCCGGCCCCTACGGTCAGGCGTTGACCAATCTCTTTCTCAATTCGGTGATGCACGCCTTTCCGGACGGCAAGGGCGGCAATATCAATGTCGGGCTGCGGGCTTCGGGCATGGACCATATTGAAATCATGTTTGCCGACGACGGCTGCGGCATGAGCCTCGAGGTGCGCCGCCAGGCCTTCAATCCGTTCTTCACCACGCGCCGCGACGGTGGCCGCATCGGGCTCGGCCTGCATATCGTCCACAACATCGTGACCAACCGGCTCGGCGGCGAGCTTCACCTCGACAGCGCGCCCGGCGAGGGCACGAAAATCAGCATCGTCCTGCCGCGCGTCGCGCCGGGACGGCCGCCGGCGGGCTGA
- a CDS encoding PilZ domain-containing protein gives MAPRYRVMKPAKIEYGGYKIPCTVRDLSTTGAAIEFSDQREIPATFILIMPDDGLKLLCHVVWRKDFRIGIAKPPPLLARHLGD, from the coding sequence ATTGCACCTCGTTACCGTGTGATGAAGCCTGCCAAGATCGAGTACGGCGGCTACAAAATTCCTTGTACAGTCCGCGACCTATCGACCACTGGCGCAGCTATCGAGTTCTCCGATCAAAGGGAAATCCCAGCGACATTTATATTAATAATGCCGGATGACGGCTTGAAACTTCTTTGCCATGTGGTCTGGCGCAAAGATTTCCGGATCGGCATCGCTAAGCCGCCTCCTCTATTGGCGCGCCATTTAGGTGACTAG
- a CDS encoding GcrA family cell cycle regulator, with protein MGWDADDVALLKKLWSVGQSAAQIARRLGCSRNAVCAKLTRLGLKRGHKPPTAKPKIRPVPKRKPALLAACARPVDRIMSTRKPGVRQPEEFTKSQLEAMLAEAAANTARLPR; from the coding sequence ATGGGTTGGGATGCAGACGACGTAGCACTGCTCAAAAAACTCTGGTCCGTCGGACAGAGCGCCGCGCAGATCGCGCGACGTCTTGGGTGTAGCCGTAACGCGGTCTGCGCCAAGCTAACTCGTTTGGGCCTGAAGCGGGGTCACAAGCCGCCAACTGCAAAACCCAAGATAAGGCCGGTGCCGAAGCGGAAGCCAGCGCTGTTGGCGGCCTGTGCCCGCCCGGTAGATAGGATAATGTCTACGCGCAAGCCAGGAGTGAGGCAACCTGAGGAATTCACCAAGTCGCAGTTGGAGGCAATGTTGGCAGAGGCCGCCGCTAACACGGCGCGACTGCCTCGATGA